A single Tenacibaculum sp. Bg11-29 DNA region contains:
- a CDS encoding MauE/DoxX family redox-associated membrane protein, translating to MILKILTHISRVLVGLLFIYSGFVKLIDPIGSQYKFQEYFSEDVLNMEFLIPYTLPFAILLIIIELVLGVMLLVGYKPKLTVWSLCSLNLIFLFLTWYSYVYNKVTDCGCFGDAVKLTPKETFYKNVIFMVFIIILILGLKHIKPLISNKIGAIKTYATVFISLFITYYVLHHLPIIDFRAYSVGTDIVKAMEYTEDGEIGPIHDFEIGTENGDQLEEMISKDKAMLILITTLEKANKEGLIEISKTATKAKLKGYSIYILTSDIMMADVIYDNNTKKLDAFKSKYNLPYTFGSCDEKAIKTAIRANPGIITVEKGVIAGKWNWTDTDDVTLK from the coding sequence ATGATTTTAAAAATATTAACACACATATCAAGAGTATTAGTAGGTTTGTTATTCATTTATTCAGGATTTGTAAAATTAATTGACCCTATTGGTTCTCAGTACAAATTTCAAGAGTATTTTAGTGAAGATGTTTTAAATATGGAATTCCTAATTCCTTATACCTTACCATTTGCTATACTTTTAATTATAATCGAACTTGTTTTAGGAGTTATGCTTTTAGTTGGTTACAAACCTAAATTAACTGTATGGAGTTTATGTAGCTTAAACTTAATATTCTTATTCTTAACATGGTACTCATACGTTTACAACAAAGTTACTGATTGCGGATGCTTTGGAGATGCAGTAAAATTAACACCAAAAGAAACTTTTTACAAGAATGTAATATTTATGGTATTTATAATAATCCTTATTTTAGGATTAAAACACATAAAGCCGTTAATATCAAATAAAATTGGAGCTATAAAAACTTACGCAACAGTATTTATATCTTTATTTATAACCTATTATGTTTTACATCATTTACCTATTATCGATTTTAGAGCCTATTCAGTAGGAACAGACATTGTAAAAGCGATGGAATATACTGAAGATGGAGAAATTGGACCTATTCATGATTTTGAAATAGGAACAGAAAATGGTGATCAGTTAGAAGAAATGATAAGCAAAGATAAAGCTATGCTAATTCTAATAACTACTCTTGAAAAAGCTAATAAAGAAGGACTTATAGAAATTTCTAAAACCGCTACTAAAGCCAAATTAAAAGGTTACAGCATATACATACTAACATCAGATATTATGATGGCTGATGTAATTTATGACAACAACACAAAAAAGCTAGATGCTTTTAAAAGCAAATACAATTTGCCTTACACTTTCGGTAGCTGTGATGAAAAGGCTATTAAAACTGCAATAAGAGCAAACCCAGGGATTATAACTGTTGAAAAAGGAGTTATAGCTGGTAAATGGAACTGGACAGATACTGATGATGTTACTTTAAAGTAA
- a CDS encoding crotonase/enoyl-CoA hydratase family protein, with product MNHTTQYNSEDKYVIITLNNGKVNAISHEVIDSLNLLLDKAEQEEKVVIFTGQSGMFSAGYDLKSMTASPESALDLVTKGSRLSHRMLSFPYPIIIACSGHAIAKGAFLLLSGDYRIGTEGDFKIGLNEVMIGMTMHNAGIEIAKGRLAPVYFERSVNNSEIYNPKDAITAGFLDKIVTENQLLPTAIKTALMFSKLNKKAHAATKLKVRKNYLSDLKKAIDLDIKNGLTPPAIK from the coding sequence ATGAATCACACAACTCAATATAATTCAGAAGACAAATACGTTATTATAACTTTAAATAACGGTAAAGTCAATGCGATATCACATGAAGTAATAGACTCTTTAAATTTATTATTAGACAAAGCCGAACAAGAAGAAAAAGTTGTTATTTTCACAGGGCAATCAGGAATGTTTTCTGCTGGATATGATTTAAAAAGCATGACAGCATCCCCAGAATCTGCTTTAGATCTAGTAACAAAAGGATCTAGATTATCACACAGAATGCTATCTTTTCCTTATCCAATAATTATTGCCTGTTCAGGTCATGCAATAGCCAAAGGTGCTTTTTTATTACTTTCTGGAGATTATAGAATTGGTACTGAAGGTGATTTTAAAATAGGCTTAAACGAAGTAATGATAGGAATGACAATGCACAATGCTGGTATCGAAATAGCTAAGGGACGCTTAGCCCCTGTTTATTTTGAACGAAGTGTAAACAATTCAGAAATCTACAACCCTAAAGATGCTATTACTGCTGGTTTTTTAGATAAAATTGTTACTGAAAATCAACTATTACCTACAGCTATTAAAACCGCTTTAATGTTTTCTAAATTAAACAAAAAAGCGCATGCAGCTACTAAATTAAAGGTTAGAAAAAACTATTTAAGCGATTTAAAGAAAGCAATAGATTTAGACATAAAAAACGGATTAACACCTCCTGCTATAAAATAA
- a CDS encoding sterol desaturase family protein, with amino-acid sequence MYSNFVNLLEKISTITTPLLFIVIIIELIFLFVGKKIKLKKESLVSLLCLAFGTIPYLLFYASLELNVMNWVYENLRIFTLKNTWYVWLLGFLCYDFMWWVVHYAGHKVRILWCIHGVHHTPKEMNMSVAIRGSLFDFVQYFHILAWLPIIGLNPYMILTIDLLSRLYGVFTHLNETRFRKTPILNKLLITPMLHRVHHSSNSTYLDTNFSNVFSIWDRLFKTYQEELDHVKPVYGITADESKTINTENVFSSQFGLFKDLIKDLKSTNSLSNKIKYLIMPPDWKPSPNNTCKKLA; translated from the coding sequence ATGTACTCCAATTTTGTAAACTTGCTAGAAAAGATATCTACTATCACCACTCCTTTATTATTTATTGTAATAATAATTGAATTAATATTTCTTTTTGTAGGGAAAAAAATAAAATTAAAAAAAGAAAGCCTAGTTAGCTTACTATGCCTTGCTTTTGGCACCATTCCTTACTTACTTTTCTATGCTTCTTTAGAATTAAATGTAATGAATTGGGTTTACGAAAACCTAAGAATATTCACACTTAAAAACACTTGGTATGTCTGGCTACTTGGCTTTTTGTGTTATGACTTTATGTGGTGGGTTGTGCATTACGCAGGACATAAAGTAAGAATTCTTTGGTGTATCCATGGCGTACACCACACACCAAAAGAAATGAATATGAGCGTTGCTATTAGAGGCTCTCTATTTGACTTCGTACAGTATTTTCATATACTAGCCTGGTTACCAATAATTGGACTTAACCCATACATGATTCTAACAATAGATTTATTATCTCGTCTATATGGCGTTTTCACGCATTTAAACGAAACCAGATTCAGAAAAACACCAATACTAAACAAACTACTTATTACACCAATGCTACATCGTGTACATCATTCTAGTAACAGTACTTATTTAGACACCAACTTTTCTAATGTTTTCTCTATTTGGGATCGATTATTTAAAACTTACCAAGAAGAATTAGATCATGTGAAACCTGTTTACGGAATTACAGCTGACGAAAGTAAAACAATTAATACCGAAAATGTTTTTAGTAGCCAATTTGGATTATTCAAAGACTTAATAAAAGATTTAAAATCTACCAACAGCCTAAGTAATAAAATAAAATACTTAATTATGCCTCCCGACTGGAAACCATCCCCTAACAACACTTGCAAAAAACTAGCATAA
- a CDS encoding septum formation initiator family protein — protein sequence MNLKSIKNKPSFKIATNIYVVILTVFVIWMLFFDENSYLTHREFNKEIKELEVWIDYHKNKIEKDKETIKKLQNDLQLERYARERYLMKKENEDIYIIEFDTIQK from the coding sequence ATGAACTTAAAATCAATAAAAAACAAACCCTCTTTTAAAATAGCAACAAACATTTATGTTGTTATTTTAACTGTATTTGTTATATGGATGCTTTTTTTTGATGAAAATTCTTACCTTACACATAGAGAATTTAATAAAGAAATTAAAGAACTAGAAGTTTGGATAGATTACCATAAAAACAAAATTGAGAAAGACAAAGAAACCATAAAAAAGCTTCAAAACGACCTTCAACTAGAGCGTTATGCTCGTGAAAGGTATTTAATGAAAAAGGAAAATGAAGATATTTATATTATCGAATTTGATACCATACAAAAATAA
- the scpA gene encoding methylmalonyl-CoA mutase, translating to MSRKDVSKIQLDKSQNSNTENKQHEGFIAGIAPNLRGPYSTMYVRRPWTIRQYAGFSTAEESNAFYRRNLAAGQKGLSVAFDLATHRGYDSDHERVQGDVGKAGVAIDSVEDMKILFDQIPLDKMSVSMTMNGAVLPILAFYIVAAEEQGVAPELLSGTIQNDILKEFMVRNTYIYPPTPSMKIIADIFKYTSANMPKYNSISISGYHMQEAGATAEIELAYTLADGLDYIKKGLESGMDIDSFAPRLSFFWAVGMNHFMEIAKMRAARMLWAKIVKQFNPKNPKSLALRTHCQTSGWSLTEQDPFNNVARTTIEAMAAAFGGTQSLHTNALDEAIALPTDFSARIARNTQIYLQKETHITKTVDPWAGSYHLEQLTEDITSKAWELIKEVEELGGMTKAIEKGIPKMRIEEAAAKKQAKIDSNQDIIVGVNKYQLEQEDPLHILEVDNEAVRLSQINRLNDIKSKRDQSKVKKSLFDLTECAKSNDGNLLDLAIKAARNRATLGEISDALESIFGRHKAVHKTISGVYSKEIKDDKLFKKAIKLADKFAELEGRRPRIMIAKLGQDGHDRGAKVVATGYADLGFDVDIGPLFQTPQEATKQAIENDVHILGISSLAAGHKTLVPQVIGELKKYGREDIMVIVGGVIPAQDYQFLFDAGAVGVFGPGTKIAQAAIDMLTILIDSTEE from the coding sequence ATGAGTAGAAAAGACGTATCAAAAATACAACTAGACAAAAGTCAAAATTCAAATACTGAAAACAAACAACACGAAGGCTTTATTGCAGGTATTGCACCAAACTTACGCGGCCCTTACTCTACAATGTATGTTCGTAGACCTTGGACTATTCGTCAATATGCAGGATTTTCAACAGCTGAAGAAAGTAATGCTTTTTATAGAAGAAATTTAGCCGCTGGTCAAAAAGGGCTTTCTGTTGCTTTTGATTTAGCTACACACCGTGGCTATGATTCAGATCATGAACGCGTACAGGGTGATGTTGGTAAAGCTGGTGTAGCTATTGACTCAGTAGAAGACATGAAAATTCTATTCGATCAAATTCCTTTAGATAAAATGTCTGTTTCAATGACAATGAATGGAGCCGTTTTACCTATTCTTGCTTTTTATATTGTTGCAGCAGAAGAACAAGGTGTCGCTCCAGAACTCTTGTCTGGAACTATTCAAAATGACATTTTAAAGGAGTTTATGGTACGTAACACATACATTTACCCACCTACCCCATCAATGAAAATTATTGCAGATATTTTTAAATATACGTCTGCCAATATGCCTAAATACAATTCAATCTCTATTTCAGGTTACCACATGCAAGAAGCTGGTGCTACTGCCGAAATAGAATTAGCCTACACCTTAGCGGATGGATTGGATTATATCAAAAAAGGGCTCGAGTCGGGTATGGACATTGACTCTTTCGCCCCTAGGCTATCTTTTTTCTGGGCAGTTGGAATGAATCATTTTATGGAAATTGCAAAAATGCGTGCAGCGAGAATGTTATGGGCTAAAATTGTAAAACAATTCAATCCTAAAAACCCAAAATCATTAGCTTTACGAACACATTGCCAAACAAGTGGATGGTCTTTAACAGAGCAAGACCCCTTTAACAATGTTGCCAGAACAACAATTGAAGCTATGGCTGCTGCTTTTGGCGGTACACAAAGCTTACATACAAATGCTTTAGATGAGGCAATTGCATTACCTACAGATTTTTCTGCACGTATTGCTCGTAACACACAAATATATTTACAAAAAGAAACTCATATTACTAAAACTGTTGACCCTTGGGCCGGAAGTTATCATCTTGAACAACTAACTGAAGACATAACCAGCAAAGCTTGGGAATTAATCAAAGAAGTTGAAGAATTAGGAGGAATGACGAAAGCCATTGAAAAAGGAATTCCTAAAATGCGTATTGAAGAAGCTGCCGCTAAAAAACAAGCTAAAATTGATAGCAATCAAGATATAATTGTTGGGGTTAATAAATATCAATTAGAACAAGAAGATCCCTTACATATTTTAGAAGTTGACAATGAAGCCGTACGTTTATCCCAAATCAACAGACTAAATGATATAAAATCTAAAAGAGATCAATCTAAAGTTAAAAAATCTTTATTCGATTTAACTGAATGCGCAAAATCAAATGATGGAAACTTATTAGATCTAGCTATTAAAGCAGCTAGAAACAGAGCTACCTTAGGTGAAATTTCTGATGCTTTAGAAAGTATATTCGGTCGCCACAAAGCTGTTCATAAAACTATTTCAGGTGTGTATAGTAAAGAAATAAAAGACGATAAATTATTCAAAAAAGCGATCAAACTTGCCGATAAATTTGCTGAGCTTGAGGGTAGACGACCTAGAATTATGATTGCTAAATTAGGTCAAGACGGTCATGATCGTGGCGCAAAAGTTGTTGCTACTGGCTATGCCGATTTAGGGTTCGACGTAGATATAGGTCCTTTATTTCAAACCCCACAAGAAGCTACAAAACAAGCTATTGAAAATGATGTTCATATTTTAGGAATATCTTCTTTAGCTGCTGGCCATAAAACATTAGTACCACAAGTAATTGGTGAATTAAAGAAATATGGAAGAGAAGACATAATGGTAATTGTTGGAGGTGTAATTCCTGCACAAGATTATCAATTCTTATTCGATGCTGGCGCTGTAGGAGTTTTTGGTCCTGGAACAAAAATAGCACAAGCTGCCATCGACATGTTAACTATTTTAATTGATAGTACAGAGGAGTAA
- the asd gene encoding archaetidylserine decarboxylase (Phosphatidylserine decarboxylase is synthesized as a single chain precursor. Generation of the pyruvoyl active site from a Ser is coupled to cleavage of a Gly-Ser bond between the larger (beta) and smaller (alpha chains). It is an integral membrane protein.), giving the protein MQIQFIDRKSGNLITEKPPGEGFLKLLYNNPFGKMAILPIAKRKFLSAWYGKKMNKLGSVKKIPSFVKQLNINMTEAEKSISDFTSFNDFFYRKLKPTARPIENGFTSPGDGKMLAFEDISDIHNFFVKGRQFTLKEFLGSHELAKKHKNSSLIILRLAPNDYHRYHFPFAGTPSQMIKIKGDYFSVSPYALASNFTKVFCENKREYCILSTKEKGDIIVAPVGATMVGTIIETFKPHQSVKKGDEMGYFAFGGSTIVLLADKNKLKIDSDIIKNTKNRIETFVKMGEKIGL; this is encoded by the coding sequence ATGCAAATACAATTCATCGATAGAAAATCTGGTAATTTAATTACAGAAAAACCACCTGGTGAAGGTTTTTTAAAATTATTATACAATAATCCGTTTGGAAAAATGGCTATCTTACCAATTGCCAAGCGTAAATTCCTATCAGCTTGGTACGGCAAAAAGATGAACAAACTAGGTTCTGTAAAAAAAATACCTTCTTTTGTAAAGCAATTAAATATTAATATGACTGAGGCTGAAAAGTCTATTTCAGATTTCACTTCATTTAATGATTTTTTCTATCGAAAATTAAAACCAACAGCAAGACCTATTGAAAATGGGTTTACTTCCCCTGGTGATGGAAAAATGTTAGCTTTTGAAGATATATCAGACATTCATAACTTTTTTGTAAAAGGACGACAATTTACACTAAAAGAGTTTTTAGGCAGTCACGAGTTAGCTAAAAAACACAAAAACTCTTCTTTGATTATTTTAAGACTAGCTCCAAATGATTACCATCGCTATCATTTCCCGTTCGCTGGAACGCCTTCTCAGATGATAAAAATAAAAGGGGATTATTTTTCTGTTTCGCCATATGCATTAGCATCAAACTTTACTAAAGTTTTTTGTGAAAACAAACGTGAATACTGCATTTTATCAACTAAAGAAAAAGGGGATATTATAGTAGCGCCTGTTGGTGCCACAATGGTAGGAACAATTATCGAAACTTTTAAACCACACCAATCAGTAAAAAAAGGTGATGAAATGGGGTATTTTGCTTTCGGAGGCTCAACAATTGTATTACTTGCTGACAAAAACAAGCTAAAAATTGATTCAGACATTATTAAAAACACCAAAAATCGTATTGAAACTTTTGTTAAAATGGGAGAAAAAATAGGTTTATAA
- a CDS encoding DUF1684 domain-containing protein — protein MKNILLLILIITIQSCSSQKKRKNSGNSSFQKEMNAKFKDATISPLTKKGLKKFKGLSFFRQDDKYRIIAKIVKTPDAPTFSFPTTTDRVAVYKKYGIVSFSIDEKDFDLAIYQELKPQLEYIDHLFLPFLDNTNGKTSYEGGRFIDVLTTDESETGTIVIDFNTAYNPYCAYSNRYSCPITPRDNYLDIDIKAGVKAYVK, from the coding sequence ATGAAGAATATTTTACTGTTAATTCTTATAATTACTATTCAGTCATGCAGTAGTCAGAAGAAAAGAAAAAATAGTGGGAACTCTAGTTTTCAAAAAGAAATGAATGCTAAGTTTAAGGACGCTACTATATCGCCTTTAACTAAAAAGGGTTTGAAAAAATTTAAAGGATTAAGTTTTTTTAGGCAAGATGATAAGTATAGGATAATTGCGAAAATTGTTAAAACACCAGATGCGCCTACATTTAGTTTTCCTACTACAACCGATAGGGTTGCTGTATATAAAAAGTACGGAATCGTTTCTTTCTCTATTGATGAAAAAGATTTTGATTTAGCTATTTACCAAGAGTTGAAGCCGCAGCTGGAATATATAGATCACTTGTTTTTGCCTTTTTTAGATAATACCAATGGGAAAACCTCTTATGAAGGAGGTCGATTTATTGATGTTTTAACTACTGATGAAAGTGAAACAGGAACTATAGTTATTGATTTTAATACGGCATATAATCCTTATTGTGCTTATAGTAATAGGTATTCATGCCCTATAACTCCCAGAGATAATTATCTAGATATTGATATAAAGGCAGGAGTAAAGGCGTATGTGAAATAA
- the udk gene encoding uridine kinase — translation MFVIGIAGGTGSGKTTVVNQIINELPQDEVCIISQDSYYKQTDNLSYEERTKINFDHPRAIDFELLVKHLSDLKSNKIIEQPIYSFVAHNRTKDTIKTHPRKVIIIEGILIFNSKELRNLCDIKVFVHADADERLIRRLRRDIKERGRDIDEVLSRYQSTLKPMHQQFIEPTKNYADIIIPNDRYNTVAIDIVRTVINDRL, via the coding sequence ATATTTGTAATAGGAATTGCGGGAGGAACTGGAAGTGGTAAAACAACCGTCGTTAATCAAATAATAAACGAGCTCCCTCAAGATGAAGTATGTATTATATCTCAAGACTCATACTACAAACAAACAGATAATTTAAGCTACGAAGAGCGCACAAAAATAAATTTTGATCATCCTAGAGCCATCGACTTCGAATTGCTTGTTAAACATTTAAGCGATTTAAAGAGTAATAAAATCATTGAACAACCTATTTATTCTTTTGTAGCACACAACAGAACAAAAGACACTATAAAAACACACCCTCGAAAAGTTATAATTATTGAAGGTATTTTAATTTTTAACAGCAAAGAATTAAGAAATCTTTGCGATATAAAAGTTTTTGTTCATGCTGATGCTGATGAACGATTGATAAGGCGTCTACGCAGAGATATTAAAGAACGAGGTAGAGATATTGATGAGGTTTTAAGTAGGTATCAAAGCACATTAAAACCAATGCACCAACAATTCATTGAACCCACAAAAAACTATGCTGACATTATCATACCTAATGACAGATACAATACTGTAGCTATAGATATCGTTAGAACAGTAATTAACGATCGCCTATAA
- the crcB gene encoding fluoride efflux transporter CrcB produces the protein MKQLILVFIGGGFGSALRFLIGKLLNNTQTGIPYGTFTANILGSLLIGIILGLAAKNETLTQNHTLLLATGFCGGFTTFSTFAYENHIFLKSGDFASFAFYTIISFVLGFLAVFAGIYLIKFI, from the coding sequence ATGAAACAATTAATACTCGTTTTTATTGGTGGTGGATTTGGGAGCGCTTTAAGATTCCTTATTGGAAAACTTTTAAATAATACTCAAACAGGTATTCCTTATGGTACTTTTACAGCAAACATTTTAGGTAGTTTGCTTATTGGTATAATTTTAGGACTAGCTGCTAAAAACGAAACCCTAACACAAAACCACACGTTGTTATTAGCTACAGGTTTTTGTGGAGGTTTTACAACATTCTCAACCTTTGCTTACGAAAATCATATCTTTTTGAAATCAGGAGACTTTGCTTCTTTTGCCTTTTACACAATTATTAGTTTTGTTTTAGGCTTTTTAGCAGTTTTTGCAGGAATCTATCTAATTAAATTTATTTAA
- a CDS encoding methylmalonyl-CoA mutase subunit beta, translated as MDNYLFNEFREISAPEWKQKIQVDLKGADYNDTLLWKTDDRITVKPFYTKEDRTNAKIDTSEKGFAICQSIYIENEEKSNSSAIDSLKRGAKSIEFKAKKKFDYKTLLRDLDLKNTILYFNLKFIDADFTIKLSDYIKSKNCYFNIDIIGNLASSGNWFTNLTDDHKELERIVDKTNNSVCINTSVYQNAGASITQQLAYALAHANEYLNHFGSKIVNKIHFNFSVGSNYFFEISKLRAFRVLWTSLLKEYDVKNNKTHLFVLPSLRNKTLYDYNVNMLRTTSECMSAILGGADTVSNISYDDFFHHSNEFGERISRNQLLILQLESELSEAQNFANGAYYIESITHQISQNALEVFKTIEKGGGFLKQLKEGIIQRKIKESANKEQLKFDSGEIVLLGSNKLQNDKDSMKDDLELFPFAKIRNDQTLIQPIIQKRLAEKLEQKRLHDE; from the coding sequence ATGGACAATTATCTATTTAACGAATTTAGAGAAATTAGCGCTCCTGAATGGAAGCAAAAAATTCAAGTAGACCTAAAAGGAGCTGATTATAATGATACGCTGCTGTGGAAAACAGATGATAGAATTACCGTTAAACCTTTTTACACAAAAGAAGACAGAACCAACGCAAAAATAGACACCTCCGAAAAAGGGTTCGCTATTTGTCAGTCAATTTACATTGAAAACGAAGAAAAAAGTAATTCATCAGCTATAGACTCCTTAAAAAGAGGAGCTAAATCAATCGAATTTAAAGCTAAAAAAAAATTTGATTACAAAACTCTTTTAAGAGATTTAGATTTAAAAAACACAATACTCTATTTTAATTTAAAATTTATAGACGCTGATTTCACTATTAAATTATCTGACTACATAAAATCAAAAAACTGCTATTTTAATATAGATATAATTGGCAATTTAGCGAGTAGTGGTAATTGGTTTACAAATTTAACAGACGACCACAAAGAACTTGAGAGAATCGTTGATAAAACAAACAACTCTGTTTGCATAAACACCTCTGTATATCAAAATGCTGGAGCAAGTATTACACAACAATTAGCATATGCTCTTGCGCATGCAAATGAATATTTAAACCATTTCGGAAGTAAAATAGTTAATAAGATACACTTTAACTTTTCTGTTGGGAGTAATTACTTTTTTGAAATATCAAAACTAAGAGCTTTTAGAGTTTTATGGACATCTCTATTGAAAGAATACGATGTTAAAAACAATAAAACTCACTTATTTGTATTGCCAAGCTTACGAAATAAAACGCTATACGACTATAACGTAAACATGCTACGCACAACATCAGAATGCATGAGTGCTATTTTAGGCGGAGCAGATACTGTTAGCAATATTTCTTATGACGACTTTTTTCATCACTCTAATGAGTTTGGCGAACGTATTTCAAGAAATCAATTACTAATACTACAACTAGAAAGTGAGTTATCTGAAGCTCAAAATTTTGCCAATGGAGCTTACTACATAGAATCAATCACTCATCAAATTTCTCAAAACGCACTAGAAGTCTTTAAAACAATTGAAAAAGGAGGTGGCTTCTTAAAACAACTAAAAGAAGGTATTATTCAAAGAAAAATTAAAGAATCAGCGAACAAAGAACAACTAAAATTTGACTCTGGAGAAATCGTTTTATTAGGATCTAATAAATTACAAAACGATAAAGACAGCATGAAGGATGATTTAGAGCTTTTTCCGTTTGCTAAAATTAGAAATGACCAAACGCTTATTCAACCAATTATTCAAAAAAGGTTAGCCGAAAAGTTAGAACAAAAACGTTTACACGATGAGTAG